One region of Drosophila teissieri strain GT53w chromosome 2L, Prin_Dtei_1.1, whole genome shotgun sequence genomic DNA includes:
- the LOC122611455 gene encoding uncharacterized protein LOC122611455, producing MRKYQQLLLLLISCISVGILLMYKTENNRLKYVIKYVNFFGRNDAAVLRRLENGTKEYGAQVLWRPLPVWQVIGDSFHAYSAFWMRNELVAGGEAHVLVVGKKGAVVDFRCSLDLLGGRNVQGKFRFQRDSIESVVDDKSSNFTSYHFFCQVSRDFGHPGSVSFTDITTTRSPVKLRLRNLKPVGKKGDANVVGVAPRLPATICVDLVGFNMTSKFARTESAVLQFFLFHQAMGIQHFLVYNYDELPEEVIHLLERSNIHLYGLPFNFPFQQTNGTRSRIHQLLLSDCLLRNVNHAGFTLLLRPNELFFPNCKFSGDLPKGSLQQQLRHFSSEITRFELATMSVCFSERKKLLPDNVQYDPERKSEFKTLLNRLELPPAQILAGTSDVELSLSTGFVHRYVDCDHIGSDGLHDWRNAVREDFMDHINVLRNEVELLI from the coding sequence ATGAGAAAATaccagcagctgttgctgctgctcatctCCTGCATTAGCGTGGGCATCCTGCTGATGTACAAAACCGAGAACAATCGCCTCAAGTACGTGATCAAGTACGTGAACTTCTTCGGACGCAACGATGCTGCTGTTCTCCGGCGCCTGGAGAACGGCACCAAGGAGTACGGAGCACAGGTGCTGTGGCGCCCTCTTCCTGTGTGGCAGGTGATCGGGGACTCCTTTCATGCCTACTCCGCCTTCTGGATGCGCAACGAATTGGTAGCTGGCGGGGAAGCACACGTCCTAGTCGTCGGCAAAAAGGGAGCAGTGGTGGACTTCCGTTGCAGCCTAGACCTTCTAGGCGGACGCAATGTGCAGGGAAAGTTTCGTTTTCAGAGGGACTCTATTGAGAGCGTGGTAGATGACAAGTCTTCCAACTTCACCAGTTATCACTTCTTTTGTCAGGTGAGCCGAGATTTCGGCCATCCCGGTAGTGTCTCCTTCACGGACATAACAACCACCAGGAGTCCAGTGAAGTTGCGTCTGCGAAACCTTAAGCCAGTGGGCAAGAAGGGCGACGCCAACGTGGTAGGTGTAGCGCCCCGCCTACCGGCCACCATTTGCGTGGATCTAGTTGGCTTCAACATGACCTCCAAGTTCGCACGGACTGAAAGTGCTGTGCTGCAATTCTTCCTTTTTCACCAGGCCATGGGAATTCAGCATTTTTTGGTCTACAACTATGACGAACTGCCTGAGGAAGTGATTCATCTGTTGGAGCGCAGCAACATTCATCTCTACGGGTTGCCGTTTAATTTTCCATTCCAGCAGACCAACGGCACACGTTCACGGATCCATCAATTATTACTTTCGGACTGTCTGCTGCGGAATGTGAACCACGCCGGTTTCACTCTTCTACTCCGCCCCAACGAGCTCTTCTTTCCTAACTGCAAATTCTCTGGGGATCTGCCGAAAGGATcgctccagcagcagctacgACATTTCTCATCTGAAATCACGCGCTTTGAACTGGCAACCATGTCCGTGTGCTTCAGTGAACGGAAGAAACTTCTGCCCGACAACGTTCAGTACGACCCGGAGCGAAAATCTGAGTTCAAAACATTGCTGAACCGCCTGGAGCTGCCGCCTGCACAGATCTTGGCCGGTACATCCGATGTGGAACTATCGTTATCAACCGGATTCGTGCACCGCTATGTGGACTGTGACCACATTGGCAGCGATGGCCTGCACGACTGGCGAAACGCAGTGCGCGAGGACTTTATGGACCACATCAACGTGCTCCGAAACGAGGTGGAGCTACTCATCTAG
- the LOC122611453 gene encoding WD repeat-containing protein CG11141 has protein sequence MASSKELCSIREWAPLTEVIDRIPARLQRGFFPANLNLTCVDATEEFLAMGSDAGIVFWYNRHTGKMQKLKAEVATRITCVRVVNSVEYMVAAGCVNGQVSIFQIQKELPRDLDLVAPCTKSRPIERYTIRDLHKCVVSCCEWSKNGMKLYTGDRQGVVVLTEFDYQAHLSKSVEILSEAYEIVQLSVQQSHLLVATLYRCIVCQLDVHTSQWNITQVGKKDRKQLIDCGAIFLKKQESNKPQLVCGRPGLRFWVADAAGNVSKTVLFRDAVLRSPTWEIPILNPKQRSEPSTTHNTTASTSSSRPAGPGDGNVGYVASSNFRQLFLYDGHDSLLVTHDDATLYILNLDRLKVEAVARGFRKILDFCVCGKEIFVLEGDRTLLRLASLPEPPNKTAKVIFNPLMPPPVPVLGSDQSRLESPMELQADPVLQNAEECFELLPVEQLNLNVPIEIAVESPLAQQNRRLEIFRRIGEMDFEQSIVHTTRKTSVGKPPEVTGLGIVEIGHETHELRLPLTNAATLMEASYCQMENNGLASPLDMKAAFLQHLPDALSPTTLQKTVAEKAKTLAAELDLPVVHLAPLSQEELHAVQVQTPQLSDPLIRCYPTHLEEAGVQTSSKENSANTADDYHVGEPVDGIRSIDVSKRKMAPLKFVISQPKPTLKLEENREGEEYTSFLPDFRRAGNPLCKETPATSDSNTSSEWEFLDN, from the exons ATGGCCAGCAGCAAGGAGTTGTGCTCCATCAGGGAGTGGGCGCCGCTAACGGAGGTCATTGATCGGATTCCGGCGCGTCTGCAGCGCGGATTCTTTCCGGCGAATCTCAACCTGACCTGTGTGGACGCCACCGAGGAGTTCCTGGCCATGGGCAGCGACGCGGGCATCGTGTTCTGGTACAATCGCCACACGGGCAAGATGCAGAAGCTGAAGGCGGAG GTGGCCACTCGGATTACATGCGTTAGGGTTGTCAACTCCGTGGAGTATATGGTTGCGGCTGGGTGCGTCAACGGGCAGGTGAGCATCTTCCAGATACAGAAGGAGCTCCCAAGAGACCTCGACTTGGTGGCTCCTTGCACCAAGAGTCGGCCCATCGAGCGGTACACTATCCGGGATCTGCACAAGTGCGTGGTGAGCTGCTGCGAGTGGTCAAAAAACGGGATGAAGCTCTACACCGGAGATCGCCAGGGAGTGGTGGTGCTTACGGAGTTTGATTACCAGGCG CACCTTAGCAAATCGGTGGAGATTCTAAGCGAAGCGTACGAGATCGTACAGCTTAGCGTGCAGCAGAGCCACCTACTGGTGGCCACCCTTTACCGTTGCATCGTATGCCAACTAGACGTCCACACCTCGCAGTGGAATATTACCCAGGTGGGAAAGAAGGATCGCAAACAGCTCATCGACTGTGGGGCAATTTTTCTGAAGAAACAAGAATCAAATAAGCCGCAACTAGTCTGCGGACGTCCTGGCCTGCGCTTCTGGGTGGCAGACGCTGCGGGAAACGTGTCGAAAACAGTGCTATTCAGAGATGCCGTTCTGCGCAGTCCCACCTGGGAAATACCTATTCTAAATCCCAAGCAGCGCAGTGAGCCGtccacaacacacaacacgaCTGCATCCACATCTTCCAGTAGGCCTGCTGGACCAGGAGATGGCAATGTGGGCTACGTGGCCAGCAGCAACTTTCGGCAGCTATTCCTGTACGATGGCCACGACTCACTACTGGTAACACACGATGATGCCACCCTGTACATACTCAATTTGGATCGACTTAAAGTAGAAGCTGTTGCGCGAGGATTCCGGAAGATCCTTGATTTCTGCGTCTGTGGCAAAGAAATCTTCGTGCTGGAGGGAGATCGCACATTGCTGCGTCTAGCTTCTTTGCCAGAACCACCAAACAAGACGGCCAAAGTCATATTCAATCCCCTGATGCCACCTCCAGTTCCGGTTCTAGGATCGGACCAATCGCGACTGGAGTCGCCGATGGAGCTTCAGGCAGATCCTGTGCTTCAGAACGCAGAGGAGTGTTTCGAGCTGTTACCTGTGGAGCAACTGAACCTGAATGTGCCCATTGAAATAGCTGTGGAGTCCCCACTGGCTCAACAAAATCGCCGCTTGGAAATATTCCGCCGCATCGGAGAAATGGACTTCGAGCAGTCCATTGTTCACACCACCCGCAAGACATCCGTGGGCAAACCGCCGGAGGTCACTGGTTTGGGAATTGTTGAGATTGGCCATGAAACCCATGAGCTTCGGTTGCCGCTTACCAATGCCGCCACTTTAATGGAGGCCAGCTACTGCCAAATGGAGAA CAATGGTCTGGCTTCACCATTGGACATGAAAGCAGCCTTCCTTCAGCATCTGCCCGATGCGCTCAGTCCCACCACCTTGCAGAAGACCGTCGCAGAAAAAGCCAAGACACTGGCCGCCGAGCTGGATCTGCCCGTGGTGCATCTGGCCCCGTTGTCCCAAGAGGAGCTCCATGCAGTCCAGGTGCAGACTCCCCAACTAAGCGATCCGCTGATCAGGTGCTACCCCACGCACCTGGAGGAGGCCGGTGTCCAAACAAGTTCGAAGGAAAACTCGGCCAACACAGCAGATGATTATCATGTAGGTGAGCCCGTAGACGGGATACGGTCAATCGACGTCTCCAAGCGTAAAATGGCTCCGCTGAAGTTTGTCATCAGCCAGCCGAAACCGACGCTGAAGTTGGAAGAGAATAGGGAAGGGGAGGAGTACACCAGTTTCCTACCCGACTTTAGGAGAGCTGGCAATCCACTGTGCAAGGAAACGCCGGCCACCAGTGACTCAAACACCTCCAGCGAATGGGAGTTTTTGGATAACTAG